A window of Acidobacteriota bacterium genomic DNA:
CGACCAAACCGAGCCCATCAGGGATTGAAACGAAATAGATTCCCATAAGCTGGGTTTGACTCAACTCTAGCCCGACCAAACCGAGCCCATCAGGGATTGAAACCGGTTGCCCCGGCCAGCCACCGCCGCATGTGCTCCCTAGCCCGACCAAACCGAGCCCATCAGGGATTGAAACACTCACGGTTGCACCGCCAAGCTCTAATAGTTCTCTAGCCCGACCAAACCGAGCCCATCAGGGATTGAAACCCATCAACCCTAGCCCGACTGGACGCCATTTTTTCTAGCCCGACCAAACCGAGCCCATCAGGGATTGAAACTGGAAAGTCTTCATAATCATGAATAGCAAACTCTTCTAGCCCGACCAAACCGAGCCCATCAGGGATTGAAACAGATCTATACACCGTGGAGTTTCTTTTCGATTGACCCTAGCCCGACCAAACCGAGCCCATCAGGGATTGAAACGAGCCCATCAGGGATTGAAACAGGATTTCACTTAAAGTGGCCGGGCCGCCAGAATCTAGCCCGACCAAACCGAGCCCATCAGGGATTGAAACCGGCCTCAGCCAGTCGTGCGCCCCGCTCTTCCTGCTAGCCCGACCAAACCGAGCCCATCAGGGATTGAAACTGGTTTTGGGGTATCATCTTTCCCTTGTTTTAGTCGCTAGCCCGACCAAACCGAGCCCATCAGGGATTGAAACATAATCATGAATTGCAAACTCTTCATGATTGCCTCTAGCCCGACCAAACCGAGCCCATCAGGGATTGAAACTGGAGAGGTTAATTTCCCTTTCCCTTTCAAGTTTTCTAGCCCGACCAAACCGAGCCCATCAGGGATTGAAACTTGCAACCAACGTTTCAAAACGGAAAAATTTTCGCTAGCCCGACCAAACCGAGCCCATCAGGGATTGAAACAATTTAAATAGAAAAGAACTTAGGATACTTCTTGACTAGCCCGACCAAACCGAGCCCATCAGGGATTGAAACTATCGGGCTGCCGGTGATAGCCGCCCTAGCGCCGCTAGCCCGACCAAACCGAGCCCATCAGGGATTGAAACCCGAACTAAATCATAAAGCTTCTCTTTCGCTTTACTAGCCCGACCAAACCGAGCCCATCAGGGATTGAAACAACCGTGCTTGCTCCGTCAAATGCCATCGTTGGCTAGCCCGACCAAACCGAGCCCATCAGGGATTGAAACCTTTTTGAAGATGAAATTATCACTTTCCCTTCGGAACTAGCCCGACCAAACCGAGCCCATCAGGGATTGAAACGAAAATGAACCGGCAAAAAATTCTAAAAAGCTTCCTAGCCCGACCAAACCGAGCCCATCAGGGATTGAAACAGAGGGAAATTGACGAACCGCTACACTGTGCCGCCTAGCCCGACCAAACCGAGCCCATCAGGGATTGAAACATAAATTGGTATAATCAATTCGGCGGGCATAATGGCTAGCCCGACCAAACCGAGCCCATCAGGGATTGAAACTGTAGGTGCCGCTCTTGTACGAAAAGGTGTCGCCGCTAGCCCGACCAAACCGAGCCCATCAGGGATTGAAACTTGCAACCGGGCTGACAACCGGCTTGGGCCACATTCTAGCCCGACCAAACCGAGCCCATCAGGGATTGAAACACCTTTCTTTGGAGGGGGAGGGGCACTACCTTTCTAGCCCGACCAAACCGAGCCCATCAGGGATTGAAACAATTTGCCCCAAACCTCCGCCGAGGCTTCGTACTCTAGCCCGACCAAACCGAGCCCATCAGGGATTGAAACCGGCTGTACCTGGGTCTTCGGCTGTTGTCCTTGCTAGCCCGACCAAACCGAGCCCATCAGGGATTGAAACATCACGGAGACCCTGACGGATGGTCCCAAGCCGACCTAGCCCGACCAAACCGAGCCCATCAGGGATTGAAACTCACCTGAAGTGACCGCCTTTGTCGGGCAGTCCTTCTAGCCCGACCAAACCGAGCCCATCAGGGATTGAAACTTTGGATGAGTTGGGCTGCGCTAGCCAACTCTGTGGCCTGGCCCGACCAAACCGAGCCCAAAGAACCTCACTCTTTTTGAAAGTAGATCCGCCCCCAATTGGAATTGATTGTCTGATTGAACAGCTTAAAGTTGGTGACCGTGTCAGTCGTGTTGTTCAAAAGATCATTCCACAAGCCGTTGGTTGAGAAGGGGATGTCAACCTGCTGGTCAGCGTCAGAGTAATTGAGAACGATGATGAATCGTTCAATCCTTCCGTCATCTGCATTGCCCCACCGATGGTAAATAACAATGTCTTGATCGGGAAAGACCCCATATCCATCTTCAGAATTGGATGGGTACGGGAAGAAGTTTGCTGAGCGCAACGATGGATGTTGTGTTCGAATATCTGTAAGGCGCTGGTAAAGCCCAAATAAAGATGCGCCGATATTGTCGCTTCCATCCGCCTGCCACCGGAGCGGGCGGGGAATGACCCGGCCTGGGCCGTCTCCGGGTAAAGATTCCTCCTGGCCAAATTCCTGACCGTTGTGGAGCAGCACCGCTCCGGGAGAAGTCAGCAGGGCAATGACTGCTGGCTGAGTTTTGAACCAGCGATTTCGACTTCCAACCTCATGCGTAAGGGATGAATGATCGTGATTCTGAAGGTAGGTCACTGGACACTTTCCTGGTTGGAAATCCAGATTTGAATTGAGAATTCGCAGGATGCTGTCATCAATCTGGCCAGATTGACAGTACTCAAAGTGCTTGAACATAAAAGGATCAAACCAGCACCCAGTGGCGCCGATATGATTGGTGTCGTCAATGGCCTCAAATCGGTTGTCTGGAAGGTGTTCGATAAAGAACCCAATGTTTGAGCGGTGGGTGGTGGTGAGGTGCTGGTTGAGATTGGAAATCAGCTTCGTAATACCAACATGAGGGTTATTTTCCTGGAAGAACCCACGGGTGAAATCAAACCGAATTCCGTCAATCTGAAATTGATCAAGCCAGAAAATACAGACATCACGGATGAATTCTTCAACGCAATTGTTTTGATAATCCAATTCGTCAAAGAAGCCACCGGCTGCAAAGTCGCCGATGAACGGGGAATCAGCCGGATCCTGGTAAAGCCACTTGTAGGCAAATCGTGGACTGAAACTATCTCCGGCCTCAACATGGTTGAAAACACCGTCCAGAATCACATGCATGCCCCGCTGATGCATGTCGTTGATCAAGTTCTTGAGTTTCACCACTTTATCAGCAGGAGTGGTTGGATCATTGACATAACTGTATTCAATTGAGAAAAACGAGAAAGGCGCATACCCCCAGTTAAAAGCATTCCCCGGCCAGGCCGTCCAGGGCATAAACTCAACCGCATTGACACCCAGCCGTTGGAGATAATCAAGCCGCTCCCGGAACGCATCAACCGGCGCCTTCGTGCCTCGATATTCGTGAGTGAAGTCGTCCAGATGCGTTTCATAAATAATCAGGTCACGTGCTGGCAGACGGTTTCCGATTGGCAACACATCGGTTCGATTACCGCCAATCACAAAGGCTGAATTTTCGCTCTCATCATTGCCGCCATACTTTGTAACCGGATCGCTTACCCAGCGGATAGTGTCATTTTCAAATTCGACGACATATTTGTACTGATAGTAGCCTTCTGGCAGGTCTGAATTCAGGGCAAGTTGGTACACCCAGCCGTTTGGATGAGCAACTTTTTGCATCTTAAATTGCTGATCAACCTGCCAGTTCTGGCTGCCCAGACTGTTTTGGAAGTCACCGCAAACGTGGATCTCCTTGATTCGAGGTGACCCTCCACGCACATACTGGGTTGGATCTATTGCCTTATCAGGAAGGAATAGGGAAAACACAACTCGGGGACCGCTGACAACCGCACCAAATTTTTCATACATGGCTGATTTCTCCAAATCAACAGATTGCTGAATGTACCAAGTTGAATCCTAGAATGATACCAGGTGCCGGGTGGTTTGAACTCAATGAGTTTGGTCCTCAAATTAAAGAGAAATTTGACCATTCGTCATTGATTGCCCAGAAATTAGACCGCATAAGTCTTTTGTCAAGAATTATTTCCTGGGACTCGATATCCCAAAAGATTACTTTTAAGATATTCGGAGGTATTAACTTCATTGCTTTGATTCCCGCCAAGTACTTTGATTTTGTCACTCGTTTCACCCCAGTAGAATCCCACATGTCCACCGGCGCCTCTTCTAAAAACGACGATACAGCCTTTACGGGGCTGGTCTATTGGAACCCCCCAATTAAGCCAGGATCTTGCCCAGGCTGAATCAGTTCCTTCATAACCAGCACGTTCAACACACCAATTTACAAAAGCTGAACACCAGTAGGTTTCATCATTGTCTCTGGCTGAACCTGGGAGAGTGGTAGAATGTAAATACCCTACAATTCTGGGGTTGTCTCCGCTTCCAGGAAATTCCTTAACTCCAACTTCGCCAAGTGCAATGCTCACCCATGGGAATTCTAAAGCTGAGTCCGTTGTCTCGGTAACAGCCTGGAGGTACCTGTGAGAAACCCATCCTTTTTGACCTGTGGGAGATATAACTTTATACCAGTAGTCGTCACCAGACATACTGATAAACTCAACAATATCCCCTTTTCTAAGGAAACCAATAATATTTCCGTGAATAGATGGCTCATCTCGGAAGTTAAGTACTTCAGCAACAACTTTATATTGATTAGTAGACATTGTTTTCTCCTTAAGTACAAGTCCCCATAAATGGGGGATGGAATTTCGGTGATTCCGAATTGGCTTTCGCCCGGATGGGCGCCGGACAATAGCCGGTGGTTTGCCGCTTTGGGCACACCACCGGATCTTCGGTCCGCAGTGGTTTGCGCTGGTTTGCGCCTGGATGGGCGCTGGAAGCTGGTTCGGGTCACGTTCCCTGCGGGGTTTTCGGCGACTCGCTCACCATTGTATTCCAGCGCCCATCCGGGCGCGAACCCGTGATGGTGACTCTTTCCGGTGGCCGCGTGTCCAAAGCGACACTTGCCACCGGCTATTTTCCACCGCCCATCCGGGCGAACCCCAATTTTCTCCTAGCGAGTGGTCAAATTTCATCCCTCTTTTATGGGGACTTGTATTAAGTGTTCTTAAAAGTAGTTCCATGTAAGAAAGCGAATTATTGACATCTTATGGGTCAACAGGAATGAAAATAAAGTAAAAAAGCGACAATCTGCCTGAGGTAACAGATTGTCGCTTTTTGGTAAGTCGAGCAGGAAGCAATACTATTTGGGGCTGAAGACTCGCAAGTTCGGGGCAATCAAAGGGATGAGGGATGAGGGATGAGGGATGAGGGATGAAATAAAACCAGTTTTTCAACCCACTTTCTTCAGCCCTCATCCCGACTTCTTCAGCCCAAGTTCTTCAGCCCGAGTTCTTCAGCCCGGCTCCAACGTCTTCTTCATTCCGCGTTCAACCGCGTCAATCAGATATGGCCGAAGCTGGCTTGACGGAACGATGCGGTCCAGTGACCCAACCGCCAGCGCCCGGTGGACACTGTGCACGTGGTCGAATTCTTCGGCCACCTGGCCCAGTTTTTCGGAATAGACTACGTTGTACAAATCAGTGTATTCGGCCCGCAGGCGGCCTTTGTCTGGACCCGCGGCTGCCGCAATCGCTTTTTCAAGCGTCGTCAGCCGGTTGTCGGCTTTGGTTCGTTTTTCGACTTCGCCGGCAAACACTACGGCGGCTGCCGGAGCGCCTCCGATGACTGAGGCAAACGAGCCTTCGAGCGCGGCGACTTCGAGGTTTTTATTCAAGGTCTTCGAAAAGACCACATAGGCCCCGCCGTGATAGCGCGACACCACACAGAACACAATCGGCCCCTTGAAGTTCACGACCGCCCGGCCAATTTCAGCTCCGAATTCAAGCTGGGTCTTGCGCATGGATTCCGGCGAGCCGTCAAACCCGGACAGGTTCGCCAGCACCACCAGTGGACGATTGCCGCTGGCCGAATTGACGGTTCGGGCGACTTTCTTTGAGCCTTGCGGGAAGAGTGTCCCGGCAGTCCACTGATAAGGTCCATCCGCTGAGATAAAGCCGAGTCGCGGCAGCGGACGCGATTCCATGCCGATCATACACACGGGATGTCCGCCAAGGTGGGCATCCCAGACCACCGGAATCTCCGCATCCCGGAAGCCAAACCAGCGTTCGAGCGGCTGGTGATCCTGGTCAACCACCGCCCGCATCACGGACCGAATATCAAATGGCCGTTTGCGTCCAGCGTTCTTTTCTTCGGTAAAGATTTCTCCGACCAGTTCGAACCCGTCCGCTTTATTGCCGGAATATGGGAAGCTGCGGATGTCGCGGTCTGTCGGATCGGTTGATGGCGTGTCACGTGGAAATCGTTCGCCGGGAACGACATAGGTGTGATCATAGTGTCGGAGCAGGATTTCTGAGGCTTCGACGATATCCGCTGCCCAGTATTGTGCCTGTCCGTTGGGGCCCATCACCCGATCATAGCCGCCGATGCCGAAGTTGTCTTCTGCCGAAACGCTCCCGGAAAAATCGAGGGCGCGTTTGCCGGTGAGGACCATCGCTCCGTCAGGCGTCATAATCAGGATGCCACGGGTGTGCATCAGCATGGTGGCTTCGGCGTTCCAGTACGGCTGGGCGCCGACGTTGATGCCGTTGACGACAATGTTGACTTCGCACCCGGCCTGGGTGAATTCAATCAGCGCCCGCAGCACGTCCGCGATCCAGTCCATGTTTTCCGTGCCGCTTTCCATTGAAATTTTGGCACCCGCCGAGACCGGGAACCATTCGAGCGGAACGTTCATTTTTTGGGCCAGATCAATGCAGGCCAGAATCCGCCGGCATTCGGGTTCGGCCACTGACCCCATGCTCTTGCTTGGGTCGCCGAGCATAATCACACGCGTCATGCCTTCCGGATATTTGGCGGTCTTGTTGGTAATCACGCCGACGACCAGATTGGCTTTGTTCAAGCCGTATGGCCGGTTGACCGGAACCAGTTCGTTTTGTTCGTTGAGGTCATATTCTTGAAATTCACCGGGCGGGAATTGAATTTTCTCGCCTTGCGATGAGGTGAGCATTTCGACGATTTCATAGGGGTAGACCAGCCCACGGCGGCGAAGTTGCAGGACCTTGCGTTCATAATCGCCCAGCGGACGCATCGGTTTTTCAGCCGGTGTGTGAAATGAAACCACCGGCTCGTGTCCGCCAGGGTTGGAAATCCGCCACACGGTGTCTTTGATTTCGCCGGTTTCCGCATCTGGAAGAGTACAGCGAATCACCATCCGTTCGAGTCCCAGCCCTTCGGTGGCCGCCGAAAGCTTGCGGGAGACCTGATTGATTTCCTCGCGGTTCAAGGTCAGCGTTGGCCATATATAAAGGAGCAATCGGTTCCACTGTGGTCGTTCTCGCGGAGGCCGTTGCGCCAGGAAATGCCGCAATCCGGCAGCCGCTT
This region includes:
- a CDS encoding TIGR02594 family protein; this translates as MSTNQYKVVAEVLNFRDEPSIHGNIIGFLRKGDIVEFISMSGDDYWYKVISPTGQKGWVSHRYLQAVTETTDSALEFPWVSIALGEVGVKEFPGSGDNPRIVGYLHSTTLPGSARDNDETYWCSAFVNWCVERAGYEGTDSAWARSWLNWGVPIDQPRKGCIVVFRRGAGGHVGFYWGETSDKIKVLGGNQSNEVNTSEYLKSNLLGYRVPGNNS